One Aegilops tauschii subsp. strangulata cultivar AL8/78 chromosome 7, Aet v6.0, whole genome shotgun sequence genomic window carries:
- the LOC120969149 gene encoding uncharacterized protein has product MRLENTCPTQSEETRIILRWLGNKMLETIRSDPNTIIPVIVDKEKRQFGLEVPRMMAWRAKKKAKDIVLGDHKKQYRRLRDYLETMKLTNPGSRCIVSTVSGKTKENPTVGPRFHVVHIRDANNNMYPIAFGVVGVEDTPNWSWFLTQLKYALGGSEEGKFGKYTFMSDKQKVLFEAHLCKLLESRIQRRGFEEMHVDAAAYAYTEHDFILVMDSMKAECIAAWEGMSRIPPKAWSRHAVDINCKTDLVVNKLSEVFNNYILDVRNKPIVTMINGIKDKFLVMFHQKREGGKCARWEIAPTYAAKLEMNKKYERDCKALIAGQGLFQVTSVDKTYAVDTNYRYVGARNETSLDFLAIMLVLPSIDSWVKTPTPDIDPPQFKDDKKGTTEEKM; this is encoded by the exons ATGAGGTTGGAGAACACATGTCCCACCCAGTCTGAGGAGACTAGGATTATCTTAAGGTGGCTTGGCAACAAAATGCTTGAAACTATCAGATCAGATCCCAACACTATCATACCTGTTATTGTTGACAAGGAAAAGAGGCAGTTTGGGCTTGAGGTTCCTAGGATGATGGCATGGAGAGCTAAGAAGAAAGCAAAGGATATTGTTCTTGGAGATCACAAGAAGCAATATAGGAGGCTGAGAGATTATTTGGAGACTATGAAGCTTACAAATCCTGGATCTAGGTGCATTGTCAGTACTGTTAGTGGCAAAACCAAAGAAAATCCTACTGTTGGACCAAGATTCCATG TGGTGCACATAAGGGATGCAAACAACAATATGTACCCCATTGCCTTTGGAGTGGTTGGAGTTGAAGATACACCAAACTGGTCCTGGTTCTTAACACAACTCAAGTATGCTCTAGGAGGAAGTGAAGAGGGGAAATTTGGAAAGTACACATTCATGTCTGATAAACAGAAG GTACTGTTTGAGGCACATTTATGCAAACTTCTAGAGAGCAGGATTCAAAGGAGAGGATTTGAAGAGATGCATGTGGATGCAGCTGCCTATGCTTACACCGAACATGACTTTATTTTGGTAATGGATAGCATGAAGGCTGAGTGCATTGCTGCTTGGGAGGGGATGTCAAGAATTCCTCCTAAAGCTTGGTctaggcatgcagtggatattaATTGCAAAACTGATCTGGTGGTCAATAAATTAAGTGAAGTTTTTAATAACTACATTCTAGATGTAAGGAACAAGCCAATTGTCACTATGATCAATGGGATCAAGGACAAGTTTCTAGTGATGTTCCACCAGAAGAGGGAGGGTGGAAAATGTGCTAGATGGGAGATTGCACCAACCTATGCAGCGAAGTTGGAGATGAACAAGAAGTATGAAAGGGATTGCAAAGCACTGATAGCTGGCCAAGGACTTTTCCAAGTCACTAGTGTAGACAAGACCTATGCTGTTGACACAAACTACAGATATGTGGGTGCAAGAAATGAGACATCACTGGATTTCCTTGCAATCATGCTTGTTCTGCCATCTATAG ATAGTTGGGTGAAAACTCCAACACCAGACATTGACCCACCACAATTCAAAGATGACAAGAAGGGGACAACAGAAGagaaaatgtaa